One stretch of Glycine soja cultivar W05 chromosome 7, ASM419377v2, whole genome shotgun sequence DNA includes these proteins:
- the LOC114419629 gene encoding uncharacterized protein LOC114419629: MAHLLTPTPTTAATALSARARKSPLYSLKNVYFPTSRVCCVGHQYQQSHPSSLSDLDQVPPPGDNHSLRRRTLMGLSGAATLGLSLSDEQSARGAARRPPPPPPTEKKDPNVSGVQAKVLASKRRKEAMKEEVARLRERGKPVNKEAPPPPAAPE; the protein is encoded by the exons ATGGCTCATTTGCTGACACCAACTCCTACCACTGCTGCAACAGCTCTCTCCGCCAGAGCCCGGAAGAGCCCCCTCTATTCGTTGAAAAATGTTTACTTTCCAACTTCAAGAGTGTGCTGCGTTGGTCACCAATATCAACAATCTCACCCCTCTTCCCTCTCTGATCTTGATCAAGTCCCTCCTCCCGGTGACAATCACTCTCTGCGTCGCAG GACATTGATGGGGTTGAGTGGTGCGGCAACGTTGGGGTTGAGTTTGAGTGATGAGCAAAGTGCAAGGGGTGCAGCAAGGCGTCCACCACCTCCACCACCGACGGAGAAGAAGGACCCGAATGTGAGTGGTGTTCAGGCTAAAGTGTTGGCTAGCAAGAGGAGAAAAGAAGCCATGAAAGAAGAAGTGGCAAGGCTAAGAGAGAGAGGGAAGCCCGTTAATAAAGAGGCACCTCCTCCTCCTGCTGCACCTGAATAG